DNA from Ignavibacteria bacterium:
GAATATGAAAATGATTGCAGAATTTTTTTGATGAGCTTACAAGGTCAATGATTTCATCGTTCAGTAAATTTGGTTCAATGGAGCTTATTCTTATGCGTTGAATGTCGAGCTTTTCAAGCATATATAAAACATCAATCAATTTGTATGTTAATTGCTCATTACCCATTGCTAATTGATGATTGTAATCGCCTGTGTTTACACCCGTTAAAATAATTTCTTTATATCCGGCATCGATGATTTTCTTTGCGTTGTCGAGAACTTCGTTGATTGGAAGGCTTCGTGATTTGCCGCGTGCAAGTGGAATTGTGCAGAACGAACATTTGTAATCGCATCCGTCCTGAATTTTCAGAAACGCTCTTGTGCGTGAGTCTATATCCGCAGAATATGCGCCGTTGATATTTTTTATTTCGGTTTCTGGGCTTCTGAACACACATGACACGTCATTCTTTTCGAAGTTCTGAATGTAATCGAACAGCTTAAATTTTTCGTTTGCTCCGAGCACAACATCGACACCGTTTATCGAAGCAATTTCATCAGGCTGAAGCTGTGCATAACAGCCCGTCACAATAATATATGTATCGGGATTTTGACGTAAGATGCTCCTTACGATTTGACGGCATTCTTTGTCAGCATTTTCCGTCACTGAACATGTATTCAAAACAAAAACATCGGATTTATCCCCGTAATTTTTGATTTTGAACCCGCGCGACTCGAACTGCTTAGCCAAAGTCGAGGTCTCGCTATAGTTTAGCTTACACCCAAGCGTATGTAGAGCAACACTTTTTACACTAGTATCCATCATACAAAATTAACGATTTTAATGCTTTTAAATAAGGTTATAAATCAGTAAGACAGGAGTAAAAACGTTGAATTTTGAGTAAAAATAAGCTAATTTAATAAACTCAAACCTAAACTTTTAAATCAAAATGCTTCACAGAATCTCAGCCAGGGGTTATCTTGAAAAAGATAATAAAGTATTATTCATTGAATATAAAGATGAATTTGGAATTTTCTATGCTTTGCCGGGAGGAAGACAGGAAGTAAATGAATTTTTAGCGGAAACTTTAGTGCGCGAGTTTAAAGAAGAAGTCTGTCTTGATGTTGAAGTGGCAGAAGTTATAATGGTCAGGGAGTTCACAAGGGAAACTTCAGAATTTGAACCCTGGCGAAACGGGATTCACCAGGTTGAGGTAATTTTTAGATGCAAATGCACCGATGAAAGCCAGACTGCATGCGATGGAAGTGTTCCTGACCCGGGTTCGAGAGGGCTTAAATGGATAGATAAATCGGATTTTAATAAATACAGAATTTATCCGCTCCAAAATTTAATAGAAGAAATAGAAAATCCGAGCTTTTCTTATCTCACTTCACGGGATTAAACCATTTCATAATTATTTCAAAATCTTTAACTTTCCTTAATAGGCTATCGATTAATTTTTCATAAATTTTGCGTATGAAAAAATCACTACTACTTGTCATAACACTTTTCTTAATTAGTATTTCAAACGTTTCTTTTGCTCAGGATGATGAAGGTAATACTTCCGATTCTGTTACCAGTTCCATAGTCGACCCGATAAGCGAGTTTGTTTTTGCAACAATGAAAACTGTTAATGAAAACTGGCTTGAGATGAACGACATAAAAGCAACAGGAACAATTAAGATTAATACACGCAGCATTGATGAAACAGCGGACATTGAGTCAGTTGTGAGAAAGAAAGATGATTTGTATTTTAAAATTGACGGACCGCTTGGTGTTGATGTCGGTGCAGGACATTTCAACAGAAAGAAATTTGTGTTTTGCGACTATTTGAATGAAAAGTGCTACACGGGGACTACGAATAATCTGAACATTTCATCACTTACAAAAATCAGCGTATCGTTCGATGAGCTTATGAATATCATTTCCGGGGGAGCAAGAATCAGAAAATATACGACCGATTCCGTCTGGTACACCGAGGAAGGTAATGATATCGTTTTGCAATTTATGTCTGCGAAAAAAACTTATAGAAAATTTTATGTTGATAAATCCTCAATGCTTGTGAAGAAGTTTATTTATATGAATGAAAAACGCCAGGTAGTGCTGAACGTTGAGTATGCGAATCTTGTGTATTACGGCAACGGCGCATTCGCAAAAACAATTTATGCCTCAAGACCTTTCAAAGGTGAGTCGTTCATAATTCAGTACGAAACATTTAATAATAACAATCCGTATTTAAGCTTTAATGTAAGTGTTCCCGGTGATTTTAGGAGAGTTGCTTTGAAATGATTATGTTGTTGGTGAAAACACCAACAACGGCAATTAAAAGAAGTTCAGTTAAGTAAAAATTGTTGAAGTTTTTTTATGAGTATTCTTTGAGTCTTAGCGCCTTTGCGGCAAGATGTTTTACGGCTTAGGTGCGTTCAATCCGGGAATTAATTGCAAAAGTCCTGAAATTATCATTTCAACAGCAATAGCAGCAACCAAAATTCCGGAAATTCTTGTCAGCACATCAACACCATTTTCTTTTAAGTAAACCTGCATCTTTGCGGAGCCCCTTAGTGCAAGCCATGTTGCAATCGCAACAATGACAATCACAACGCTAATCATAAGGTCATTCCAGATGCTTGTGCTTTGTGTTGCATAAAGAATTACACTACTGATTGGTCCCGGTCCTGCAAGAAGAGGAGTTGCCAGAGGAACTATTGCAATATTCTTTTTAGTTGGAGTTGCTGCAGGAGAATTATTGTCATCACCCAAAACCATTTTTAAAGCAATGAGAAAAATTATTGTTCCGCCTGCAAGTGTGAACGCGGGAATGGTAATTGCAAATATCTGCAGAATTAATTTGCCGAGGAATAATGCGATTAAAAGAATCACCGCAACACCGATGGCGGCAGTCTTAGCAATTTTTTGTTTTTGCTCGTCGGGCATTGTGGAAGTTGAAGCGAGATAAACAGGTATGCCTTCAAGCGGATTAACAAGAACAAAGATTGAAATGAAAATTTTTATGTAATAAGCTATTCCCTGTGCAATTTCCATACATTTAAGTTAATTTATTCCTGTTAAAAATTACAGATATAAAACTTAACTCTGCATTTTTTTCTAACCTAAATCAAAATTATAATTTGCATATTTTAATGCTCTCAGAAAAATAAAGTGAAACTCTTATATTCATACTTACAAAACTATCGCGGATTGGTTATTCTTGCGCTTGTTCTTGCGGCTATTAATCAGGTTTTTTCACTTCTTGACCCGTTTGTGTTCAGGTATGTAATTGATAACTATGCAACAAAATACGAACAATATACAACGAATCAATTTTTGCAGGGAGTGATAGGATTGCTTCTTCTCGCTGTCGGCGCGGCTCTTGTGTCAAGGATTGCAAAAAACTTTCAGGATTACTATATCAATGTAATCACACAGCGCCTTGGCGCGCAGATTTATTCTGATGGAATAAAGCACTCGCTTGAGCTTCCATATCAGGAGTTTGAAGACCAGAGAAGCGGGCAAACACTTGGGATACTTCAAAAAGTTCGCATAGATGTTGAGAAATTAATTCAGACATTCATAAATATTTTATTTACTTCACTTGTCGGAGTAATCTTTGTGGGTGTTTATGCGTTTACAGTTCACTGGATTATTGCACCGGTGTATTTGCTTACTATTCCGGTAATCGGACTTTTAAGTTCGGTGATGAGCAAAAAAATTAAGAAGATTCAGAAAACAATTGTTGCTGAAACAACGGGACTTGCAGGCTCTACAACGGAATCGCTCAGAAACATTGAGCTTGTTAAATCACTCGGACTTTCTAATCAGGAAATTAACCGTCTTAATACAACGACAAATAAAATTCTTGCTCTTGAGCTTAACAAAGTAAAATACATCCGCCGTCTGAGCTTCATTCAGGGAACAATTGTGAACTTAATCCGCACGTCGATTCTGCTTATGATGATGTATTTTATTTTTACACAGCAGATTACCGTTGGTCAGTTTTTCACACTGTTTATTTATTCGTTTTTTATTTTTGGTCCTTTGCAGGAGCTTGGAAATGTGATTAATATATACCGTGAAACTGAAGTATCGCTGGAGAACTTTAAGAAAATTCTTGAGATACCTGCGGAGAAAAAACCTAAGAATCCGGTTATTATTAATAAATTGACTGAGCTTCAGTTTGATAAAGTATTTTTTAAACATCGCTCTGCGATGGTGCATGCACTTGAACATGTCTCGTTTGATGTAAACATAAGGCAGACAGTTGCGTTTGTGGGTCCGTCGGGTTCAGGAAAAACAACGCTTGTAAAATTGCTTGTTGGTTTATACCAGCCGGAGAAAGGCGATATATTTTATAACCATATTAACTCAAAAGAAATCGACCTCGATGCTTTCCGCGAGAAGATTGGGTTTGTAACTCAGGATACGCAGTTGTTTTCAGGAACGATTCGCGAAAATTTGTTATTCGTAAACCCGAAAGCTACAGATGAACAATGCATGGATGTTCTCCAAAAAGCTCAATGCAACAGTTTGCTTGCCCGTGCTGATAAGGGACTTGATACGGTGATTGGCGAGGGCGGTGTGAAAGTTTCAGGTGGTGAGAAACAGCGTCTTTCGATAGCAAGAGCACTACTCAGGCATCCCGACTTGCTTGTATTTGATGAGGCGACGTCTTCGCTTGATTCTATTACTGAAGAAGAAATAAATAAGACAATAAGAAAAATTTCAGAATCACAGGAACATATAACGGTAATGATTGCGCACAGGTTATCGACTATTATGCATGCGGACATGATTCACGTGCTTGAAAAAGGTCATATTGTTGAGTCAGGCAAGCATCTCGAACTTCTTGAGCTTAAGGGACTTTACTATGCAATGTGGCGCCAGCAAATCGGTGAGCGTGAAAGTATTCAGAAAGCTCTCACAACTGAAAAACCGGGAATGAATTGATGAAGAAAAATCTTTTACTCTTACATGGTGCGCTTGGTTCGAAGGAACAATTAACTGAGCTTGAAGAAAAACTTTCGAGTGATTTTAAGATTTATAAAATGAATTTTTCGGGTCATGGAGGGGAGAATTTTCCGGATGAACCTTTTTCAATAAAATTATTTTCAGATGAACTTGTAAAATTCATAAATGAAAATAATCTTCAAGGTATAGATGTTTTTGGTTACAGCATGGGCGGGTATGTCGCGCTGCATGCGGCTTTGAATAATGCGGGCACAGGATTGATTAACAAAATTTTTACAACTGCTACGAAATTTGACTGGAACGAAGAGACCTCAAAGAAAGAAGCAGGTATGCTGAATCCCGAAAAAATCGAAGAGAAGATTCCTGCATTTGCTGAGCAGTTGAAGCAGCGGCATGCACCGCAAGATTGGAAGCAGGTTTTAAACAAAACTGAGGAAATGATGCTGAATTTGGGAAAAAATCCTGAATTAAAAGAATCCGATTTTGAAAAAATTCAGAATGAAGTTTTGATTAGCGTGGGTGATAAAGATAATATGGTTTCGATTCAAGAAACGAAAAATACATCAGAAAAAATTCCGAATGCAAAGTTTTTACTTTTGGAAAATACTCCGCATCCGATAGAAAAGATTTCTGTGGATTTGCTTTCAGGTGAAATAAAAAAGTTTTTTAAATAAAAAACTAATATTTACTACGAATTATACAAATTACAATAATTAAAAGATTTTTGAAAAATTAAATTAGTATAATTAGTATAATTCGTAGTTATTAAAATAATCATGACAGAAAAAAAATTATATTCAACGGGAACGGTCTGGGAAGAAAAAGTCGGTTACTCACGCGCAGTACAAGCGGGCAACATGATTTTTATTTCGGGAACGACCGCAGTAACTGACGGCAAAGTTGTCGGAATCGATAATCCTTATGAACAGACAAAAATCATTCTCGAAAAAATAAAAACTGCTCTTGAACAGTTTAATTCAAGTTTAAAAGATGTTGTCCGTGTCAGGATTTTTGTTACTAAGATAGACCATTTTGAACAGGTTGGCAGTGTTTTAGGTGAATATTTTAAGGACATAAAACCGGCAATGACATTGATGGAAGTATCGGCTTTTGTTGTGAGAGAAATGCTTATAGAAATCGAAGCTGATGCAGTGATTTAATGTCAGAGCTCGATAAAAAATATGAAAAATTTCGTCCGAAGAAATTTCTCGGACAGAATTTTTTGGTTGATGAAAACATTGCCAAGAAAATAATTTCATTCCTTGACATAAAAGATGGTGATAATGTTCTTGAAATTGGTCCGGGACATGGAGCTTTAACAAAGCATCTTATAAAGTTTAACATAAATTACACTGCTGTAGAACTTGACAAATTTATTGTAGAAGAGCTTACGAATAAGTATGGTGATAAGATTAATCTTATACATAAAGATTTTTTAGAATTTGATTTTTCACAACTTCACAACTTTACAACTTCACCAATTAAAGTTATTGGCAATATTCCATATAATATCACAACGGAAATTTTGTTTAAACTTTATGACAATAAACAATTTGTTCAAAGTGCGGTTTTGATGATGCAAAAAGAAGTCGCACAGAGACTGACTGCAAAACCTAATACAAAAGATTATGGGATTCTTGCAATCCTGACGCAGGTGAATGCTGTTCCGAAAATTGTTTATAATGTTCCACCGACAGCTTTTTTTCCAAAGCCAAAGGTAACGTCATCAGTTGTTAGGCTGGAACTCAAAAATGATTCTTATGTTATAAAAGATGTTGATTTATTCAAAAAAATCGTTAAAAGTTCATTTAACCAGCGGAGAAAAGTGATGCGAAATTCATTAAAAAAACTTTTTGAAGAAAAGGGCATTGAATTTGAGTCCGTGAATTTCGATTTTTCAAAACGTCCGGAACAGCTTTCTATTCAGGAATTTGTTGAATTGACGAATTCTATTAACAATATTTTAAGAAGTTAATTTGTGTAAACCTGTAATCTGTGGTTAGTTATTAACTTTTTTATCAGCGTTAAATTGTTTTGAAGCTTGCGTCTTTGTGACTTTGTGGCTATAATTTTTGTGAAAGACTTAAAAAAGAAAATTTTTCATTCCTCACAGTTCCAGTCCTTAAAAAGTTTTAAGGAAAGGGAATCCTATTGTCTTACCGGAGTTAACGGCTCGCTTACCTCATTCATTCTTGAATACATTTCTCAAAACGTTAATCCTAAAGTTTTTTTAATCTCATCAGAGAAAGACAGAATTAATAATCTGAAAGATGATTTGGATACAATCAGCTCATCTGAAAATGTTTCAATTATTCAGACGGGTGAACCCGATGATGAAGAACAAATCTCAAAATCACTGACACTTCTTTCAGAGGATGATTCATTTATAATTATATGTAACTCAAAAGAGCTTTCCAAAAAATTTATTGCGAAAGATAAATTTGTAGTTTCTATTATAGAGCTTGGAAAGGAAAAGGATTTTCCATTTAATGATTTGATTGCAAAGCTTTCAGCGTTTCATTATACGAGAAAAGATTTTGTCGAAGAGGTCGGTGATTTTTCTGTTCGCGGAGGTATTATCGATATTTATCCAGAGTCGCTCTCGACTCCAGTTCGTGTTGAGTTTTTTGGAGATACGGTTGAGTCTATCCGTGAGTTTGATATTACTACTCAACGTTCGTTAAAAGAAATTAGCTCGGTAAAATTCGGAATGAATCTTTCAACGCAGACAGACGAAGATGAAAATTATAAACCCGACAGCTCGATTTTTGAGTATATAAGTAATGATACATTAATCGTTCTTGATAATCCTGAAGTAACTCTCGCAGAGGTTGAGGATTTAAGCTTTATGGATATGCATCAGATTTGTTTGATAACTCAGTTTGAAAATCTGAATGTTCTTGAATCTCAAAATCTTTTACCCACCGGACAAAACTTTATTTTAGAAAATTTTTCAAGTAAACCACAGCCCGATTTTCATTCAAACCTCAGACATTTCTATTCAAATATATGCAACTATCAGCGTGACGGTTATGATGTTTATATTCTAAGTTCTGATGAAGTTCAAGCAGAGCGCTTTGAATCCTTGCTTGAAGATTTCAAAGATGAAGAAATTTTTAACAGAGATACACAGATACATTCAGTCAATTTTGATGAAGATAACGAAGAAGATAATTATAAAAAAGAAAGCTCTGCTTCGCTTGACATATCAAGAGTAAAATTTCTTAGTGATTCTTTGCATGAAGGATTTATTTTTAATGATGCCAACACGGTTGTTTATACAGAGCATCAGGTTTTTGGAAGATATTTCAGACAGTTCAAAAAGCGAAAACATAAGTTCAAAGGTTTAACCTTCAATGAATTAAAAGAACTTACGTATGGTGATTACATTGTTCACAGGGATTTCGGCATAGGTAAATTTGAGGGGCTGAAAAAAATTAAGGTTGGTAGCAATGAACAGGAAGCAGTGAAGCTGACCTATGATGCAGGGGATACGGTTTTTGTAAATCTGAATTACATTCATCTTATAAAAAAATATTCCAGCACGGAAGGATATGTTCCAAAACTTACAAGTCTTGGCGGCGGTGAATGGGATAAGCTTAAGCTTCGAGCAAAGAAAAAAGTTCAGGATATTGCCCGTGATTTAATTTTACTTTATGCAAAGCGAAAGTCCGAACAGGGTTTTAGTTTTTCACAGGACACACACTGGCAGAGAGAACTTGAAGCGAATTTTATGTACGAGGATACTCCTGACCAGTATAAAGCAACTGTCGATGTGAAGAACGATATGCAATCGCAAAGTCCGATGGACAGATTGGTTTGCGGTGATGTTGGCTTTGGAAAAACAGAAGTTGCTGTCCGCGCTGCATTCAAGGCGGTGCTCGATAATAAACAAGTTGCGGTGCTTGTGCCGACAACCATTCTTGCGGTTCAGCATTATAACACTTTCCGTGACCGTCTCTCACCGTTTGCGGTTGAGGTTGCGGTGCTTACAAGGTTTCAGACAAAGAAAGAACAAAAAGAGATTCTCGAAAAACTTGCCGAAGGAAAAATAAATATTATCATAGGCACTCATAGAATTTTGTCAAAGGACATACAATTCAAAGATATTGGTTTGCTTATAATCGATGAGGAGCAGAGATTTGGTGTGAAAGCAAAAGAAAAGATTCGTTCCATCCAACCGAATATTGATACATTAACTCTTACAGCTACACCAATTCCAAGAACGATGAATTTTTCATTGCTTGGCGCAAGAGATTTGTCGATTATTAATACACCGCCGAAAAACAGAAAACCGATTCATACTGAAATTATAAAAATGGACTGGGATAAACTTCATGAGATAATGAGTTATGAATTAAAACGCGGCGGACAGATTTATTTTGTAAATGATACAATTGAAAGACTATATACTCTTGCAGATAAAATAAGGCATGAGATTCCTCATGCAAAACCAAGCATTGCTCACGGGCAGATGGAGGCGCATCAGCTTGAAGATGCAGTTATAAACTTCATCGAGAAAAAAACTAATGTGCTTGTGTGCACAAAGATTATTGAGTCAGGATTGGATATTCCGAACGTTAACACGATTATAATAAATAACGCCGACAGATACGGCTTGTCGGAGCTTTACCAGCTTCGCGGACGCGTCGGCAGAAGCGAAACACAGGCATTTGCTTATCTCATCTCGTCGGGCAAGCTGACAAAGACCGCGATTAAACGTCTGCAGGCGATTGAGGAATTTACGGAACTTGGCTCGGGAATTAATTTATCTATGCGTGACATGGAAATTCGCGGAGTCGGGAATCTTTTGGGCAAAGAACAAAGCGGTTTTGTTCAACAGATTGGTTTTGAGCTATTTATGAGTATTATAGATGAAGCAGTTTCAGAACTTAAAGAAAATGAATTTTCGGAATTATTCAGAGAATTTGGAGATAAGGATAAAGCAATCGAACAGGATGAAAAGAAAGATGAAACTCAAAAACTCGGAAAGAAAATCGAAAAGAAACCAAGTCTTGTTACTATTAAGAGAGACCCTACTGTTATAGAAAACGACTTGAATGCTCTCATTCCGAAAGACTATATTGAGAATGACACCGAGCGTCTTAATATCTATAGAAAATTATATGAAGCTTCATTTGAAGAAGAGCTGAAAGAAATTAGAGCAGAGCTTATCGACAGATTTGGTGAGTTTCTTGAAGATGTTGAAAATCTTTTCGAGCTTGTGAGATTAAAAATCAAAGCAACGAATCTCGGTTTGGAAAAAATTTCAATTCAGGATAATTTGATTTCATTATATTTCCCGAAAGATAAAGAGCATCCGATTTTTCAGGGTGAATATTTTACGAATTTAATTGACAGGATTTCAAAAGATAATACAAAGAAGTTTAATATTTCAGGCGCAAAAGACCAGCTTATAATTGAAAAAGAAACAAATTCTGTGAAGGATATTGACCGCTTAAAAGAATTGGATAATATTTTAAATTAAATCCAAAGAGATTTCTTTTTCGTTTATACATATATGAAAAAAGCTTTATTCATATTGTTTCTTTTAATTTCCTCAAGTAATCTGTTCAGCCAGATCTATCCTTTTCCGCAAAACCAAACCTATCCCTTTGGAATAATGCCATCTAATCGCAATGCAGTCGATGCCGATTCTGTTTATGCTAACTGGAAAAATCGTCACATTACAACTGACGGCGCAGGTGCATTCAGGAGAGTTGTCTGGGATACCCTGCGTGCAACCGTCTCGGAAGGCATCGGATATGGAATGCTTCTTGCAGCTAACCGCGGCGATCAGGCATTGTTCAATGATTTGTGGGGATATTACAATTTGCATCTCGACCCGACAGGATTGATGATATGGATAATCGATTCACTTGGCAATCCATTCAGCATAGGCGGCTTTACTGCGGATGGCTCTGCAACTGATGCAGAAGAAGACGTTGCATATGCGCTGGTGATGGCACACAGGCAATGGGGAAGCGGAGGTGCAATAAATTATTTACAGGCAGCGCAGACACAGATAAATAAAGTTTTTCAGTATGAAATTGACTCGACATATTTTTTACCGAAATCAGGAAATGAACCAGGGGGAATTTACAGAGTCAACTTTTCATACTTTGCCCCTGCATATTACAGGGTGTTCAGAGAAATAACAAATAATCCGGGATGGGACAGCGTGCTGAATAATACTTATAATTTTTTATCGCTGTTTGTTTCAACTCATTCGTTAACAACAGGAATCGTTCCTGACTGGTGTTTTCCCGATGGAACACCATTCACACTTTGCCCGCCTGAATTTCCATGCAGATATACTTATTATTACGACGCATGCAGGACGCCATGGCGCATCGCAATGGATTATGTTTGGTTTGGCGACCCCCGTTCATTGGCTTTTTGTTCATTGATAAGTAATTTTGCCAGAAGTGTGGGTTCTGTGAATATTGTGGACGAATATACTTTGGGTGGAACACCGCTGGGTGTATATCATAACAATGCTTTTGTCGGACCTTTCGGTGTTGGCGCAATGGCGACTACATCGCTTAATCAGAACTTTCTCGACAGCATATATGCAGAAAATGTGAGCACTTTCAGCGGAAGATGGAATTATTATAATTCAAGTTTGAAAGCATTAACATTATTTATGCAGACGGGAAATTTCATCAGCGGACAAATCATATTACCCGTTAATTTGCAAAATTTCAGTTCACAAATTGCAAATAACACCGTTAATTTATTCTGGCAAACATCACAAGAAATAAATAATGAGAGGTTTGAGATTGAAAGATGTCAATTGTCAAGCGTGGGGTACTCTCCGGGTCATGGTGAATGGAAAAAAATCGGCACGGTTGCAGGGAGCGGAACCATAAATAGTGTGCAAAATTATTCTTTCACAGATGCAAATTTAAATTCCGGATTTTATAAATATAGATTAAAACAAATTGACTATAACGGTAACTATGAATACCATTCCTTGAAGGAAGAGATTATAATCGGTACTCCAAATAAATTTTACTTATCCCAAAATTATCCTAATCCGTTTAATCCTTCCACAAAAATAACCTATCAATTACCTTCTGATGGTTTTGTTAAGCTAAATGTTTATGACATTACGGGAAAACTTATTGCAAGTTTAGTAAATGAATTTCAAAAAGCCGGATATTATAATATTGAGTTTAATTCAACATTCCAGCTACCAAGCGGAATTTATTTCTACAGAATAATCTCTCACAGTTTTATTGAGACCAAAAAGATGTTATTAATTAAATAATTCCCACCAAATTATTTCTCTTTTACCCTTAATAAATGATGCTTAAATTAGGTTGTTAATTTTACTTTATGAAAACATTAATCCTGACTTTCATTTTCATACCTTCAATAATTTTTGCTCAATATACTAACGTTCAGATAACAAATATTTCAAATCCTGAAGAAGTTTCCATAATGATGGACCCGAAAAATACAAATAGACTTGTAGCGGGATGCAATATTAATGCATATTTTTATTCCTCAAACGGAGGACTGAACTGGACAAGAGGCACACTTTCGTCGACATACGGCGTATGGGGAGACCCCTGCATCATTATAGATACGCTTGGTCATTTTTATTATTTTCATTTATCAAATCCTTCATCAGGCGGTAGCTGGATTGACAGAATGGTGGTTCAGAAATCTACTAACGGAGGAGTGAACTGGTCAACTCCGGGCGCATACTTCGGATTATTTCCTCCAAAACAGCAAGACAAAGAATGGGCAGTTGTTGATACAAGAAATAATAATATTTATGTAACATGGACGCAGTTTGATTCTTACGGAAGTGCAAGTCCATTGGACAGCTCGATAATATTTTTTTCCAAATCGACAAATGCCGGAACAAACTGGTCAACTGCAATGAGAATAAACACAAAAGCAGGTGATTGCATCGATGAGGATAATACTGTTGAAGGCGCTGTTCCTGCAGTCGGACCAAACGGAGAAATTTATGTCGCATGGACAGGACCGCTCGGGCTTGTTTTTGACCGCTCTACAGACGCAGGCAACACCTGGCTTTCAAACGATATTCCGATAACTTCACAGCCGGGAGGCTGGGACTATTCGATTCCGGGACTTCAGCGATGCAACGGACTTCCTATAACCTGTTGTGATTTAAGCAGCGGACCAAATCGCGGAACTGTTTATGTTAACTGGTCTGACCAGAGAAACGGTTCAACCGACACGGATGTATTTTTAATTAAATCCACAAACGGTGGAACTAATTGGAGCACAATTAAACGTGTAAATGACGACCCTCCGGGCAAGCATCAGTTTTTCACATGGATGACCGTTGACCAGAAAACAGGTTATTTATATTTTGTTTTTCACGACAGAAGAAACTACACGGATACAAGAACGGATGTTTATATTGCCCGTTCAACCGATGGAGGAGAAACTTTTCAAAACATAAAAGTCAGCGCAACGCCGTTTACACCAAGCGCTTCAGTATTTTTTGGTGATTATAATAATATAATTGCTCACGATAATGTTGTCCGTCCAATCTGGACGCGTCTTGATGGAATGCAGTTAAGCATCTGGACGGCAATTGTTGATTTCACGACAGGTGTTTCGGATCCTGCCGGAAATATTCCCGAAAACTTTTCTTTATCACAAAATTATCCCAATCCCTTTAATCCTGAGACAAAAATAAAATTTGAAGTTCCCGTTACAAACGGCGCGGACCAGACTGAAGTCAAGCTTATTATATATGATGCTTT
Protein-coding regions in this window:
- the mtaB gene encoding tRNA (N(6)-L-threonylcarbamoyladenosine(37)-C(2))-methylthiotransferase MtaB, whose product is MMDTSVKSVALHTLGCKLNYSETSTLAKQFESRGFKIKNYGDKSDVFVLNTCSVTENADKECRQIVRSILRQNPDTYIIVTGCYAQLQPDEIASINGVDVVLGANEKFKLFDYIQNFEKNDVSCVFRSPETEIKNINGAYSADIDSRTRAFLKIQDGCDYKCSFCTIPLARGKSRSLPINEVLDNAKKIIDAGYKEIILTGVNTGDYNHQLAMGNEQLTYKLIDVLYMLEKLDIQRIRISSIEPNLLNDEIIDLVSSSKKFCNHFHIPLQSGDKDVLKLMRRRYTNDYYENLIYKLNDKIKDVGIGVDVITGFPGETKTHFENTYNFLESLPISYLHVFTYSERRNTTAVTLPGRVEISERRHRSEQLRTLSTEKRSAFYSKYIGTKQSVLFEAQKNDGTVEGYTTNYIRVKVDSENDIENQISDVILESPNGALPVTAKIMQK
- a CDS encoding alpha/beta fold hydrolase, with amino-acid sequence MKKNLLLLHGALGSKEQLTELEEKLSSDFKIYKMNFSGHGGENFPDEPFSIKLFSDELVKFINENNLQGIDVFGYSMGGYVALHAALNNAGTGLINKIFTTATKFDWNEETSKKEAGMLNPEKIEEKIPAFAEQLKQRHAPQDWKQVLNKTEEMMLNLGKNPELKESDFEKIQNEVLISVGDKDNMVSIQETKNTSEKIPNAKFLLLENTPHPIEKISVDLLSGEIKKFFK
- a CDS encoding DUF4292 domain-containing protein, yielding MKKSLLLVITLFLISISNVSFAQDDEGNTSDSVTSSIVDPISEFVFATMKTVNENWLEMNDIKATGTIKINTRSIDETADIESVVRKKDDLYFKIDGPLGVDVGAGHFNRKKFVFCDYLNEKCYTGTTNNLNISSLTKISVSFDELMNIISGGARIRKYTTDSVWYTEEGNDIVLQFMSAKKTYRKFYVDKSSMLVKKFIYMNEKRQVVLNVEYANLVYYGNGAFAKTIYASRPFKGESFIIQYETFNNNNPYLSFNVSVPGDFRRVALK
- a CDS encoding MarC family protein, producing the protein MEIAQGIAYYIKIFISIFVLVNPLEGIPVYLASTSTMPDEQKQKIAKTAAIGVAVILLIALFLGKLILQIFAITIPAFTLAGGTIIFLIALKMVLGDDNNSPAATPTKKNIAIVPLATPLLAGPGPISSVILYATQSTSIWNDLMISVVIVIVAIATWLALRGSAKMQVYLKENGVDVLTRISGILVAAIAVEMIISGLLQLIPGLNAPKP
- a CDS encoding NUDIX domain-containing protein — encoded protein: MLHRISARGYLEKDNKVLFIEYKDEFGIFYALPGGRQEVNEFLAETLVREFKEEVCLDVEVAEVIMVREFTRETSEFEPWRNGIHQVEVIFRCKCTDESQTACDGSVPDPGSRGLKWIDKSDFNKYRIYPLQNLIEEIENPSFSYLTSRD
- a CDS encoding ABC transporter ATP-binding protein, with protein sequence MKLLYSYLQNYRGLVILALVLAAINQVFSLLDPFVFRYVIDNYATKYEQYTTNQFLQGVIGLLLLAVGAALVSRIAKNFQDYYINVITQRLGAQIYSDGIKHSLELPYQEFEDQRSGQTLGILQKVRIDVEKLIQTFINILFTSLVGVIFVGVYAFTVHWIIAPVYLLTIPVIGLLSSVMSKKIKKIQKTIVAETTGLAGSTTESLRNIELVKSLGLSNQEINRLNTTTNKILALELNKVKYIRRLSFIQGTIVNLIRTSILLMMMYFIFTQQITVGQFFTLFIYSFFIFGPLQELGNVINIYRETEVSLENFKKILEIPAEKKPKNPVIINKLTELQFDKVFFKHRSAMVHALEHVSFDVNIRQTVAFVGPSGSGKTTLVKLLVGLYQPEKGDIFYNHINSKEIDLDAFREKIGFVTQDTQLFSGTIRENLLFVNPKATDEQCMDVLQKAQCNSLLARADKGLDTVIGEGGVKVSGGEKQRLSIARALLRHPDLLVFDEATSSLDSITEEEINKTIRKISESQEHITVMIAHRLSTIMHADMIHVLEKGHIVESGKHLELLELKGLYYAMWRQQIGERESIQKALTTEKPGMN
- a CDS encoding RidA family protein, giving the protein MTEKKLYSTGTVWEEKVGYSRAVQAGNMIFISGTTAVTDGKVVGIDNPYEQTKIILEKIKTALEQFNSSLKDVVRVRIFVTKIDHFEQVGSVLGEYFKDIKPAMTLMEVSAFVVREMLIEIEADAVI